The Nitrospira tepida genome includes a window with the following:
- a CDS encoding NHL repeat-containing protein: protein MNSSVSLDSGIITTIAGVGESGCSGDGGPALLARLNEPKQVAVDVHGNLYIADAENHLIRKVEAATGVITTVAGRGESGASIPSAGSDHVSEVTDGADEDPLSDPVPQTEGRFAQLADLGGTVRFVVGKAQDGSAHYAGDEGPAVKARLNFPSAVAVDADGTLFIADTMNHRVRRVDARTGIITTIAGTGQRRFSGEGGPAVKAALNEPAALALDGRGGLYVADQSNNRVRRIDLATGVIVTVAGTGEAGYTGDGMPAIEAGLAGPSGLAWGEDGTLYVADTFNGRIRAVDSVTGVIRTVAGDGGEYRYQGVPNEWSTSLSRPYGIAVDREGHLLITDSDSHLLRRWDRRKKIITRLVGTGQARFGGDGGPASDASLNYPFGVAIDGAGHVYIADTFNHRIRKLIV, encoded by the coding sequence ATGAATAGCTCAGTCTCTCTTGATTCCGGCATCATCACCACGATCGCGGGCGTGGGAGAATCGGGCTGCTCCGGTGATGGAGGGCCAGCATTGCTGGCTCGGCTCAACGAGCCCAAGCAGGTCGCGGTCGATGTTCACGGAAACCTCTATATCGCGGATGCGGAGAATCACCTCATCCGAAAAGTAGAGGCTGCAACCGGCGTCATCACGACCGTGGCGGGCCGCGGGGAATCCGGCGCGTCTATCCCGTCTGCCGGAAGCGATCACGTCTCCGAGGTGACGGACGGCGCCGATGAGGACCCCCTATCCGATCCGGTGCCGCAAACCGAAGGGCGCTTCGCTCAACTGGCGGACCTCGGCGGCACTGTCCGATTCGTGGTCGGCAAGGCCCAGGACGGAAGCGCGCACTATGCTGGAGACGAGGGGCCGGCCGTCAAGGCGCGGCTGAATTTTCCCTCCGCGGTGGCAGTCGATGCGGACGGGACCCTTTTTATCGCGGATACGATGAATCACCGGGTGCGGCGTGTCGATGCCCGGACTGGCATCATCACGACGATCGCGGGAACCGGCCAACGCCGATTTTCCGGCGAGGGAGGACCGGCGGTGAAGGCGGCCTTGAACGAGCCGGCCGCGCTTGCGCTCGACGGTCGCGGCGGGTTGTATGTCGCCGATCAGAGCAACAATCGCGTCCGCCGGATCGATCTGGCCACGGGCGTCATTGTCACGGTGGCCGGGACCGGAGAGGCCGGTTATACCGGCGACGGCATGCCGGCGATTGAGGCGGGGCTCGCCGGGCCCAGTGGACTCGCCTGGGGCGAGGATGGCACACTCTATGTGGCCGATACGTTCAACGGTCGCATCAGAGCGGTGGACTCCGTGACCGGCGTCATTCGCACGGTCGCAGGTGACGGCGGCGAGTATCGCTATCAAGGGGTGCCCAACGAATGGTCCACGAGCCTCTCGCGCCCATACGGAATTGCCGTAGACCGGGAGGGGCACCTGTTGATTACCGATTCCGACAGCCATCTGTTGCGCCGCTGGGATCGGCGTAAGAAGATCATTACGCGCCTCGTCGGAACAGGACAGGCCCGATTCGGCGGGGACGGCGGGCCGGCCTCCGATGCCAGCCTGAATTACCCGTTTGGGGTTGCCATCGATGGAGCGGGCCATGTCTATATCGCGGACACGTTCAACCATCGAATACGCAAGCTGATCGTGTAG
- a CDS encoding IS1380 family transposase, producing MPEKPFASPRLPFEIDDRIDPRLVTAHAGVPLVIELFRRVGAAQVVNEQVRIKQRQRGVTSAQWVETLIALWAAGGDRCQDLTTLRADAALAALLGYELPAATTMRDFLEACHVEDLPLLRAGEQTAVPEESAPLAGVGAANRRILAAVQQQMPQRTATLDVDATILEAHKRTATVTYEGTSGYQPVVVVWAEQDLVVHDEFRDGNVPAGCGNVRILERAVAALPAGVEQLFVRGDSALYEQEVLAWCEEPARGIGYAISADMSPPLRAEIERLPETAWQPDRDEPDMIREWAEVPSVPDDKDYRKGRPCARRYLAIRARHRQGELFADGSTAKHFAIVTNREGDGRSLIRWHREKAGTVEHVHHVLKNELAAEALPSGKFGANAAWFRLNVLTYNLLSALKRLALPGDFSDARAKRLRFLVFNTVGTVIHHARRTLLRLTAAVQQTLLALARSKILALSPA from the coding sequence ATGCCTGAGAAGCCGTTTGCGAGTCCTCGGCTGCCGTTCGAGATTGACGACCGCATTGATCCCCGTCTGGTCACCGCGCATGCGGGCGTGCCCTTGGTGATCGAGCTGTTTCGCCGCGTCGGAGCGGCGCAGGTCGTCAATGAGCAGGTCCGGATCAAACAGCGGCAGCGCGGCGTGACGTCGGCGCAGTGGGTGGAGACGCTGATCGCGCTGTGGGCGGCGGGCGGGGACCGCTGCCAGGACCTCACGACCCTGCGCGCCGATGCCGCACTGGCCGCCCTGCTGGGCTATGAGCTGCCCGCGGCCACCACGATGCGCGACTTCTTGGAGGCGTGTCATGTCGAGGATCTCCCGTTGCTGCGTGCTGGCGAGCAGACGGCCGTGCCCGAGGAGTCGGCGCCCTTGGCGGGCGTGGGGGCCGCGAACCGGCGCATCCTCGCCGCGGTGCAGCAGCAGATGCCGCAGCGCACCGCCACGCTGGATGTGGATGCCACGATCCTGGAAGCCCACAAGCGCACGGCGACGGTGACGTACGAGGGCACGTCGGGCTATCAACCCGTCGTGGTCGTCTGGGCCGAGCAGGACCTGGTCGTCCACGACGAATTCCGGGATGGGAACGTGCCGGCGGGCTGCGGCAACGTGCGCATCCTGGAGCGGGCCGTGGCGGCGTTGCCAGCCGGCGTGGAGCAGCTCTTCGTCCGGGGCGACAGCGCCCTGTATGAACAGGAGGTGCTGGCGTGGTGCGAGGAGCCGGCGCGAGGGATCGGCTACGCAATCAGCGCGGACATGAGCCCGCCGTTGCGGGCCGAGATCGAGCGGCTGCCGGAGACCGCCTGGCAACCAGACCGCGACGAGCCGGATATGATCCGCGAGTGGGCCGAGGTGCCCTCTGTCCCCGATGATAAGGACTACCGGAAGGGTCGGCCTTGCGCGCGGCGCTACTTGGCGATTCGCGCGCGACACCGCCAAGGCGAGCTGTTCGCGGATGGCAGCACCGCGAAACACTTCGCGATCGTGACCAACCGGGAGGGCGACGGTCGCTCCCTGATCCGCTGGCACCGAGAGAAGGCCGGGACGGTGGAGCATGTGCATCATGTCCTCAAGAACGAGTTGGCGGCAGAGGCCCTGCCCAGTGGGAAGTTTGGCGCCAATGCCGCCTGGTTCCGGCTCAACGTGCTCACGTATAACCTGCTCAGCGCGTTGAAGCGCCTCGCGCTACCCGGAGATTTCTCCGACGCCCGGGCGAAGCGGCTGCGATTTCTGGTGTTCAATACGGTCGGCACAGTCATCCATCATGCCCGCCGCACGCTCTTGCGCCTCACAGCAGCGGTCCAACAGACCCTTTTGGCCTTGGCGCGAAGCAAAATCCTGGCGCTCAGCCCTGCTTAG
- a CDS encoding aspartate-semialdehyde dehydrogenase: MLKTKPAYTVAVVGATGAVGAEMIEVLEERAFPVERLVPLASSRSAGGTVGFRGTDVPVLELTKESFAGVDIALFSAGSDVSREYAPVAVKAGALVIDNSAAWRMEPTVPLVVPEVNPADAARHQGIIANPNCSTIQMVVALKPLHDAAKITRIVVTTFQSVSGTGKDAMDELLAECKALLSFKEPEPKVYPYQIAFNCLPQIDDFLPTGYTKEEMKMVHETRKIMGDQAIRVTATTVRVPVYVGHSESVNIETERKLTANDARALLASAPGIQVYDDPAHRLYPMPLDVAGKDDVYVGRIREDESTAHGLNLWVVADNLRKGAALNAVQIAELLIR, from the coding sequence ATGTTGAAGACCAAACCCGCCTATACCGTCGCAGTCGTCGGCGCCACCGGCGCGGTCGGCGCGGAAATGATTGAAGTGCTCGAAGAACGCGCGTTCCCGGTGGAGCGGCTCGTGCCGCTGGCTTCAAGCCGCTCGGCCGGCGGGACGGTCGGATTCCGGGGGACGGATGTGCCGGTGCTGGAACTCACGAAGGAGTCGTTCGCGGGGGTGGACATCGCCCTGTTTTCCGCCGGCAGCGACGTGAGCCGCGAGTACGCGCCGGTCGCGGTCAAGGCCGGGGCGCTGGTCATCGACAACAGCGCGGCTTGGCGCATGGAGCCGACGGTTCCGTTGGTCGTGCCGGAAGTGAATCCGGCGGACGCGGCTCGCCACCAGGGCATCATCGCCAACCCGAACTGCTCGACGATCCAAATGGTGGTCGCCCTGAAACCCCTGCATGACGCCGCCAAGATCACGCGGATCGTCGTGACCACGTTTCAGTCCGTCTCCGGAACCGGGAAGGATGCCATGGACGAATTGCTGGCCGAATGCAAGGCGCTGCTCAGCTTCAAGGAACCGGAGCCGAAAGTGTATCCGTATCAGATTGCGTTCAATTGCCTGCCGCAGATCGATGATTTTCTGCCGACCGGGTACACGAAGGAAGAAATGAAGATGGTGCATGAGACCAGAAAAATCATGGGAGACCAGGCTATCCGGGTCACGGCGACCACGGTGCGCGTGCCGGTCTACGTCGGGCATTCGGAATCCGTCAACATCGAAACCGAGCGGAAATTGACCGCCAACGACGCCCGCGCTTTGCTGGCGTCGGCTCCCGGCATTCAGGTCTATGACGACCCCGCCCATCGACTCTATCCGATGCCGCTCGATGTGGCGGGCAAGGACGACGTCTATGTCGGCCGTATTCGCGAAGACGAATCGACCGCCCACGGCCTCAATCTGTGGGTGGTGGCGGATAATCTGAGAAAGGGCGCCGCCCTCAACGCCGTCCAAATTGCGGAACTGCTGATCCGGTAA
- the mreC gene encoding rod shape-determining protein MreC, with protein sequence MVRLTYGSRRWFLGLVTLLLFLLLLLPAQTQGILLQFGGPLGHVLAWPLEAWSSLTTAVTDLWDGYVALRYVYEENQRLERETALLREQNNQLREAAAAGQRLAALLEFKERAGFDTVAARVIGKDATNWYQAVLLDKGESEGIQPEMGVMTPAGVVGRVVKTTGSTAVVLLLTDPNNALAALLQRTRDEGIVEGTPQRSIRMKYIPLLSGVRTGDWIVTSGLVGGFPRGLPVGVVTKIEKEEGEGFQVAEVEPAADFSKLEEVLVITKLPDAPESDTFQLAPKRTPKTTP encoded by the coding sequence ATGGTGCGCCTGACATACGGCTCCAGGCGGTGGTTCCTGGGGCTGGTGACCCTCCTGCTGTTCCTCCTCCTGTTGCTGCCGGCTCAGACTCAAGGGATTCTGCTCCAGTTCGGCGGGCCGCTCGGCCATGTTTTGGCCTGGCCTCTGGAAGCCTGGTCCTCTCTGACCACCGCCGTGACGGACCTCTGGGACGGGTATGTGGCGCTCCGCTACGTCTACGAAGAGAACCAGCGGTTGGAGCGTGAAACGGCGCTGCTCCGCGAACAGAACAATCAATTGCGGGAAGCGGCGGCCGCCGGACAACGGCTGGCCGCCCTGCTGGAGTTCAAGGAACGGGCCGGGTTCGACACGGTGGCGGCCCGCGTCATCGGGAAAGACGCCACGAACTGGTATCAGGCCGTGTTATTGGATAAGGGTGAATCGGAAGGCATCCAACCGGAAATGGGGGTGATGACGCCCGCGGGGGTCGTCGGCCGGGTGGTGAAGACGACCGGCTCCACGGCCGTCGTGTTGCTCCTGACGGACCCCAATAACGCCCTGGCCGCGCTGTTGCAACGGACGCGAGATGAAGGCATTGTCGAAGGCACGCCTCAACGGTCCATCCGAATGAAATACATTCCGCTCCTCTCGGGCGTCCGAACAGGGGATTGGATCGTGACCTCCGGATTGGTCGGCGGGTTTCCCCGTGGGTTGCCCGTGGGCGTGGTGACGAAGATCGAAAAGGAGGAAGGCGAAGGCTTTCAGGTCGCGGAAGTCGAACCGGCGGCCGATTTCTCGAAATTGGAGGAAGTCCTCGTCATCACCAAACTGCCCGACGCGCCAGAGTCCGATACCTTCCAACTCGCCCCCAAGAGAACGCCAAAGACGACCCCATGA
- a CDS encoding SpoIID/LytB domain-containing protein, with protein MPPVAEAASGVTIRVLLTAEASQVEVQAEGALLVSGADGRERHLPSPVMVTAGNTGLLLSGAASSSDRLTVHGGRTGLVVGLVQTTAAAGKAPAGSHAGVGTLTKWTLSGGLQVIQHGRQLMVVNDVDLEDYTKGVVPGEVSAGWHSEVLKAQAVAARTYALYQRTMSAGRDYDVVAGVQDQVYQGRQGVDERILRAVEETKGLAVGFQGRPIYAAFSSTAAGPTEDALNVWSKDLPYLRGVDCPFDMKSPYYRWRVAVPIDKLERALRQQGIGVGVVATVTPFGYSRAGRVTRIRILHSGGELLLRGEDLRKIVGYSILPSARFEVEAVGADVVFNGFGAGHGVGLCQWGAKEMAELGYSFSTILSYYYPGTDLMRVDQLDLSPQIPSNQS; from the coding sequence ATGCCGCCGGTCGCAGAGGCCGCCTCCGGGGTCACCATCCGGGTCTTGTTGACGGCGGAGGCCAGCCAGGTCGAGGTGCAGGCTGAGGGCGCCCTCCTGGTTTCGGGGGCCGATGGCCGGGAACGTCATCTGCCATCTCCCGTGATGGTCACAGCGGGGAATACGGGGCTTCTCTTGTCCGGCGCCGCCTCGTCCTCGGATCGACTGACGGTTCATGGGGGGCGCACCGGTCTTGTGGTCGGACTGGTCCAAACCACGGCTGCTGCGGGAAAGGCTCCGGCCGGTAGCCATGCCGGGGTCGGGACTCTCACCAAGTGGACCCTGTCGGGCGGTTTGCAGGTCATTCAACATGGGCGGCAGTTGATGGTCGTGAACGACGTCGATCTGGAGGATTACACCAAGGGAGTGGTTCCAGGTGAGGTCAGCGCCGGGTGGCATTCTGAAGTGCTGAAGGCGCAGGCTGTGGCGGCCAGGACATATGCCCTCTATCAGCGGACGATGAGCGCCGGCCGCGACTACGATGTGGTAGCGGGCGTGCAAGATCAGGTCTATCAAGGCAGGCAAGGGGTCGATGAGCGGATCCTGCGGGCGGTGGAGGAGACCAAGGGGCTCGCGGTGGGATTTCAGGGGAGACCGATCTATGCCGCCTTCTCCTCCACCGCCGCCGGACCGACGGAAGACGCGCTGAACGTCTGGTCGAAAGACTTGCCCTATCTGCGGGGCGTGGATTGCCCCTTCGACATGAAGTCCCCCTATTATCGGTGGCGCGTCGCCGTCCCGATCGACAAGCTCGAACGGGCGCTCCGGCAACAGGGAATCGGAGTCGGCGTTGTCGCCACGGTCACCCCCTTCGGGTACAGCCGGGCCGGACGGGTGACTCGCATCAGAATCCTCCATTCCGGCGGGGAACTGCTGCTCCGCGGGGAAGACCTCCGGAAGATCGTCGGCTATTCGATCCTGCCCAGCGCGCGATTCGAGGTCGAAGCGGTCGGGGCCGATGTCGTCTTCAACGGGTTCGGGGCTGGGCACGGCGTGGGGTTGTGCCAATGGGGAGCCAAGGAGATGGCGGAACTCGGATATTCGTTCAGCACGATCCTCTCTTATTACTATCCCGGAACCGACCTCATGCGCGTCGATCAGCTTGACCTGTCTCCCCAGATTCCGTCCAACCAGTCGTAA
- a CDS encoding rod shape-determining protein — protein sequence MGLGSDLLGWFSNDLAIDLGTATTLVYVRGKGIVLNEPSVVAVEKKTEKVLAVGADAKKMLGRTPGNITAVRPMKEGVIADFEMAENMLRHFIQKAHNRSAFVRPRIIIGVPSRITQVEQRAVRDSAELAGAREVYLIEEPVAAAIGAGLPITEPSGNMVVDIGGGTTDIAVISLGGIVYSESVKVAGDRMDEAIMNYIKKKYNLLVGEHMAERVKVEIGSAYPFEERKTMMIKGRDLISGIPRTLVVDDAEIREALQEPIGTIVNAIKVALENTPPELAGDIIDRGIVLTGGGSLLKGMDTRLREETNLPIITVDDPLTSVVLGVGKILDELDLLRKVSVMSQYSSAR from the coding sequence GTGGGACTAGGAAGCGATTTGCTCGGGTGGTTCTCCAACGATCTTGCCATCGATCTGGGGACGGCCACGACCTTGGTCTATGTCCGCGGCAAGGGCATCGTGCTGAATGAACCGTCGGTGGTGGCGGTCGAGAAGAAAACCGAGAAGGTGCTGGCCGTCGGCGCGGACGCCAAGAAGATGTTGGGGCGGACGCCCGGCAACATCACCGCGGTGCGGCCCATGAAGGAGGGCGTCATCGCCGATTTTGAGATGGCCGAGAACATGCTCCGCCATTTCATTCAGAAGGCGCACAATCGCAGCGCGTTTGTCCGCCCGCGCATCATCATCGGCGTGCCGTCGAGAATTACGCAGGTCGAACAGCGCGCGGTGCGCGATTCGGCCGAGCTGGCCGGCGCCCGCGAGGTCTACCTCATCGAGGAGCCGGTGGCCGCCGCCATTGGCGCCGGCCTGCCGATCACGGAGCCCTCGGGCAACATGGTCGTGGACATCGGCGGAGGGACGACCGACATCGCCGTGATTTCACTGGGCGGCATCGTCTACAGCGAATCCGTCAAGGTGGCGGGAGATCGCATGGACGAAGCGATCATGAACTACATCAAGAAGAAGTATAATCTGCTCGTCGGCGAACACATGGCCGAGCGGGTCAAGGTGGAAATCGGGTCCGCCTATCCGTTTGAGGAGCGGAAGACGATGATGATCAAGGGCCGGGATCTGATCTCGGGCATCCCCCGGACATTGGTCGTCGATGACGCAGAAATACGGGAAGCCTTACAGGAACCGATCGGGACGATCGTCAATGCCATCAAGGTGGCGCTCGAGAATACGCCTCCCGAACTGGCCGGGGACATCATCGATCGAGGCATTGTGTTGACGGGGGGCGGATCGCTGCTGAAGGGGATGGACACGCGCTTGCGCGAGGAAACCAATCTGCCCATCATCACGGTGGATGACCCGCTTACCTCCGTGGTGTTGGGGGTCGGCAAGATCCTGGATGAGCTGGACCTCCTGCGCAAAGTCTCGGTGATGTCCCAATACAGCAGCGCCCGGTAA
- the queA gene encoding tRNA preQ1(34) S-adenosylmethionine ribosyltransferase-isomerase QueA, translated as MWLSEFEVPFDPLLIASQPVEPRHNARLLVLRRGRPGGGSDRRADLAHHQVRDLPTLLQAGDLLVVNDTKVLPARLHGRKVETGGRVDLLCVRPIGPFRWDVLLKGRVKPGQVLELTEGTRAVVVERHDERAVIEVASQTPLAAIMEASGEIPLPPYIKRPPCPDDRHWYQTVFAREEGAIAAPTAGLHFTKELMEWLGAAGIGWATVTLHVGLGTFKPVTVERIEDHDMEAEACLVSERTVQAVRDTKNRGGRVVAVGTTVVRALESAVNEEGALAPASGSTNLFITPGYRFRAVDALLTNFHLPRTTLLMLVAAFCGIDDLRCAYRAAVEERYRFYSYGDAMLIL; from the coding sequence ATGTGGCTCTCCGAGTTTGAGGTTCCGTTCGATCCCTTGCTGATCGCGTCTCAGCCGGTCGAACCACGACACAATGCCCGCCTCCTGGTGCTTCGGCGAGGTCGGCCCGGCGGCGGATCGGACCGGCGAGCCGATCTGGCCCATCATCAGGTGCGGGATCTGCCCACACTCTTGCAGGCCGGGGATCTGCTGGTGGTCAACGATACCAAGGTGTTGCCCGCCCGGCTTCACGGGCGGAAGGTTGAGACCGGCGGTCGGGTGGATCTGCTCTGTGTGCGACCGATCGGCCCTTTCCGCTGGGACGTGTTGCTGAAGGGTCGCGTCAAACCGGGGCAGGTGCTCGAATTGACCGAAGGGACGCGCGCAGTCGTCGTCGAGCGGCATGACGAGCGCGCCGTGATTGAAGTCGCGTCGCAGACGCCGCTTGCCGCCATCATGGAAGCCTCCGGTGAGATCCCGTTGCCGCCTTACATCAAGCGGCCACCCTGCCCGGATGATCGCCATTGGTACCAGACGGTGTTTGCCCGGGAGGAGGGAGCGATCGCGGCCCCAACCGCCGGCCTGCACTTTACCAAGGAGTTGATGGAATGGCTGGGCGCGGCCGGCATCGGCTGGGCGACGGTGACGCTGCATGTTGGGCTCGGGACCTTCAAGCCCGTCACCGTCGAACGGATTGAAGATCACGACATGGAGGCGGAAGCCTGTCTGGTGTCCGAACGGACCGTTCAGGCTGTTCGCGACACCAAAAACCGGGGTGGGCGGGTCGTGGCCGTGGGGACGACGGTCGTACGGGCCCTGGAATCGGCGGTGAACGAAGAAGGGGCGCTCGCACCGGCTTCAGGCAGCACGAACCTCTTCATCACGCCGGGGTATCGATTCCGCGCGGTGGATGCGCTGTTGACGAACTTTCACCTCCCCCGCACCACCTTGCTGATGCTCGTGGCGGCGTTCTGCGGGATCGACGACCTCCGTTGCGCCTATCGCGCGGCGGTCGAAGAACGGTATCGATTCTATAGCTACGGCGACGCGATGCTGATTCTCTGA
- a CDS encoding RDD family protein yields MQGDGVLQEERARSHLLTEVYPKAHVVNRGLARSADLLIAATIDQAVPPIGFFAGLAYLLAADGLSGGRSLGKRLVGLRTWSLRRREAASFGESIVRNLPVALVFLLYQVPYIGWLLSLAVLIVEGLLVLGNDRGLRFGDILAQTQVVDADQLDMPDSR; encoded by the coding sequence TTGCAAGGTGACGGAGTCCTCCAGGAAGAACGGGCGCGAAGCCATCTACTGACCGAAGTCTACCCTAAAGCTCACGTCGTCAACCGTGGGTTGGCTCGAAGCGCGGACCTCCTGATTGCAGCCACAATCGACCAGGCGGTTCCGCCAATTGGGTTCTTCGCGGGGCTGGCCTATCTGTTGGCGGCCGATGGGTTGTCGGGGGGGCGCAGCCTCGGCAAGCGGCTGGTGGGACTCCGAACGTGGAGCCTTCGGCGCCGCGAGGCCGCCTCGTTTGGCGAGTCGATCGTCCGTAATCTTCCGGTCGCGCTGGTCTTTCTGCTTTATCAGGTTCCGTACATCGGTTGGCTGCTCTCGCTCGCCGTCCTGATCGTTGAAGGCCTGCTCGTCCTCGGAAACGACCGCGGGCTCCGGTTCGGGGATATTCTGGCCCAAACACAAGTCGTGGACGCCGATCAGCTCGACATGCCGGACAGTCGATGA
- a CDS encoding DUF2905 domain-containing protein, translating to MDGFGWLGRVLILGGILLVALGGLLVLAGKLPGLGDSGGWFGRLPGDLYIKRDNFTFYAPLTTGLIVSVVLSLLWFILSILFKR from the coding sequence ATGGACGGGTTCGGCTGGCTGGGGAGGGTGCTCATACTCGGGGGCATCTTGCTCGTTGCCTTGGGCGGCTTGCTTGTGCTGGCAGGGAAACTGCCGGGCCTCGGCGACTCGGGCGGATGGTTCGGGCGTCTGCCCGGCGATCTCTATATCAAGCGGGACAACTTCACGTTCTATGCTCCGCTCACGACCGGCCTGATCGTCAGCGTGGTCCTGAGCCTCTTGTGGTTCATCCTTTCCATCCTGTTCAAGCGATGA
- the leuB gene encoding 3-isopropylmalate dehydrogenase yields the protein MKAKIAVLAGDGVGREVVPEAVKVLKAVAERHGHAFDFVSADVGGQAIDKIGVPLPQETLTLAKQSDAVLLGAVGGPKWEGLDYSLRPERALLGLREALGLYANLRPAKLYMALADASTLKKEVIEGIDILVVRELIGGIYFGKPKGIEKIGGVERGVNTEVYTTDEIKRIAKVAFEAARKRRRKVTSVDKANVLESSELWRRVVTELQKGYPDVELNHMYVDNCAMQLVRNPKQFDVLLCNNMFGDILSDEAAMLTGSIGMLPSASIGAQVGLYEPIHGSAPDIAGKGVANPIATIASAAMLLSYSFQLEKEGAAIETAIVRTLDLGYRTKDIHSAGTRLVGTGEMTDAIIRNLG from the coding sequence GGCCGAACGGCACGGGCATGCCTTCGATTTTGTTTCGGCCGATGTCGGCGGACAGGCTATCGATAAGATCGGCGTCCCGTTGCCGCAGGAGACGCTTACCCTCGCCAAGCAGAGCGACGCGGTGCTGCTGGGGGCGGTCGGCGGGCCCAAGTGGGAAGGTCTCGATTACAGCCTGCGGCCCGAACGGGCCCTGCTTGGACTGAGAGAAGCGCTGGGCCTGTACGCGAACCTGAGGCCGGCCAAACTCTACATGGCTCTGGCTGACGCATCGACCCTCAAGAAAGAAGTCATCGAGGGCATCGACATCTTGGTAGTCCGCGAGTTGATCGGCGGCATCTACTTCGGCAAGCCGAAAGGGATCGAAAAGATCGGCGGAGTCGAACGGGGCGTGAACACGGAAGTGTACACGACCGACGAGATCAAGCGGATCGCCAAAGTCGCCTTCGAAGCGGCGCGCAAGCGCCGGCGCAAGGTCACCTCGGTGGATAAGGCCAATGTGTTGGAGTCGTCGGAGTTGTGGCGTCGCGTCGTGACGGAGCTGCAGAAGGGCTATCCGGACGTCGAGTTGAATCATATGTATGTGGACAACTGCGCCATGCAGTTGGTGCGCAACCCCAAACAGTTCGACGTGCTGCTTTGCAACAACATGTTCGGCGATATTCTGAGCGATGAGGCGGCCATGCTCACCGGCTCGATCGGCATGTTGCCCTCGGCGAGCATCGGAGCACAAGTGGGCTTGTACGAGCCGATTCACGGGAGCGCCCCGGATATCGCGGGGAAGGGCGTGGCCAATCCCATTGCGACCATCGCCTCCGCGGCCATGCTGCTGTCCTACAGCTTTCAGTTGGAGAAGGAAGGCGCCGCTATCGAAACCGCCATCGTGCGGACCCTGGACCTGGGCTACCGGACCAAGGACATCCACAGTGCGGGAACGCGGCTGGTGGGAACCGGCGAAATGACCGACGCGATCATCCGCAATCTGGGCTGA
- a CDS encoding SurA N-terminal domain-containing protein, with protein sequence MIKLLREVSHDHPWILKTIMGVLAVAFIITMGWWGFSEQASNEIAMVGDQKIPLDEFRRGYENAYRFYRDNLQGEVKEETIKQMVLDQLIDTRLWLQVARDLNLTVTPEDLREYIVSRPDFQRDGKFDPDLYRRILAANRLTPATFEAMQTTELLANKARTLVRDSVALTPEEISEAHSLAARQPQGEAGKGSNKDTIFQDFLFQKQQRAMVAYGQALKSKIPVKIHKELL encoded by the coding sequence ATGATCAAACTGCTGCGCGAAGTGAGTCATGACCATCCATGGATCCTCAAGACCATCATGGGCGTGTTGGCGGTGGCGTTCATCATCACGATGGGCTGGTGGGGATTCAGCGAGCAGGCGTCCAATGAGATCGCCATGGTCGGCGACCAGAAGATTCCGCTCGACGAGTTTCGCCGGGGATACGAGAACGCCTATCGCTTCTATCGAGACAACCTCCAGGGCGAGGTCAAGGAGGAGACCATCAAGCAGATGGTGCTCGATCAACTGATCGACACGCGATTGTGGCTTCAGGTCGCGCGCGACCTGAACCTGACGGTGACGCCCGAGGACCTGCGCGAGTACATCGTCAGCCGGCCCGATTTCCAGCGGGATGGCAAGTTCGATCCCGATCTCTACCGGAGAATTCTTGCCGCCAACCGCCTGACCCCGGCAACCTTTGAAGCGATGCAGACCACCGAGTTGCTCGCCAACAAGGCCCGAACCCTGGTCCGAGATTCTGTCGCGCTCACGCCTGAAGAGATCAGCGAGGCCCACTCCCTGGCCGCCAGGCAACCGCAGGGCGAAGCCGGCAAGGGTTCCAACAAGGACACGATCTTCCAGGATTTCCTCTTTCAGAAGCAGCAGCGCGCCATGGTCGCGTACGGGCAGGCTTTGAAGTCGAAGATTCCGGTCAAGATCCACAAGGAGTTGCTGTAG